A window from Mycobacterium saskatchewanense encodes these proteins:
- a CDS encoding SRPBCC family protein, with protein sequence MRVERRCVIDADRDTVWKIVGEPDCYPSFMSNLERWEPSGDKRAGVGARYTVHWKIGSVPVGGLIEVVEYDDRRDVAFVGITGITVRGRIRLRDCGEGRTKVVFRLSYQAPGGLIAYIADRIAVRQVGRNLSATLKRLKEFAES encoded by the coding sequence ATGCGCGTCGAACGCCGGTGCGTCATCGACGCCGACCGCGACACCGTGTGGAAGATCGTCGGCGAGCCGGATTGCTACCCGTCCTTCATGTCGAACCTTGAACGCTGGGAGCCGTCCGGCGACAAGCGCGCCGGCGTCGGGGCGCGCTACACCGTGCACTGGAAGATCGGTTCGGTGCCGGTGGGCGGCCTGATCGAGGTGGTCGAGTACGACGACAGGCGCGATGTCGCCTTCGTGGGCATCACCGGCATCACGGTGCGCGGCCGGATCCGGCTGCGGGACTGCGGCGAGGGACGAACGAAGGTGGTGTTCCGGCTTTCGTATCAGGCGCCGGGAGGGCTGATCGCCTATATCGCCGACCGCATCGCCGTGCGCCAGGTGGGACGCAACCTGTCCGCGACGCTCAAGCGGCTCAAGGAGTTTGCGGAGTCGTGA
- a CDS encoding nuclear transport factor 2 family protein, whose protein sequence is MTGASTIAVDDVVLGLWRALSRRDWPAVKTFLSDDCLYADMPVPALSAHGPENIVKRLKMGLEPLAGYENHDGLLVSNGPDAIYEHSETWTFATGERGVLRFVTVHKVVDGKVTVWKDYWDFNSLVAFAPPNHFENLANADTSWVFDATGLV, encoded by the coding sequence ATGACAGGGGCCTCTACGATCGCCGTCGACGACGTGGTGCTCGGGCTGTGGCGGGCGCTTTCCCGCCGGGACTGGCCGGCCGTCAAGACATTTCTCTCCGACGACTGCCTCTACGCGGACATGCCGGTCCCCGCGCTGTCGGCGCACGGTCCCGAGAACATCGTGAAGCGGCTCAAGATGGGGCTCGAGCCGCTGGCCGGTTACGAAAACCACGACGGTCTGCTGGTGTCCAACGGACCCGACGCCATCTACGAGCACTCGGAGACCTGGACCTTCGCCACCGGCGAGCGCGGCGTGCTGAGGTTCGTCACCGTGCACAAGGTCGTCGACGGGAAAGTGACGGTCTGGAAAGACTATTGGGACTTCAATAGCCTGGTGGCGTTCGCTCCCCCGAACCACTTCGAGAACCTCGCGAACGCCGACACCAGCTGGGTGTTCGACGCGACCGGGCTGGTCTGA
- a CDS encoding NifU family protein codes for MSIPPLHPESTGDPRELRWATGARQLPDRPPQLTALIDEGVLERIRIGPGEARTWLADDRSWAVDGPRVRSALFDALSSLDDSADLGDDELRLRIEEILRRDVAPVADSHGGAVAVHSVHDGVLTVTLAGACHGCSAGERTMSDLVARAVQARYPQIREVRAAKPRRTWLTLSRRRDWHPRQPGSG; via the coding sequence ATGTCGATCCCGCCCCTGCACCCCGAGAGCACCGGCGACCCCCGCGAGTTGCGGTGGGCAACCGGTGCGCGCCAGCTGCCCGACCGACCCCCGCAGCTGACCGCCTTGATCGACGAGGGCGTGCTGGAACGCATCCGGATCGGACCCGGCGAAGCGCGAACCTGGTTGGCCGACGACAGGTCCTGGGCCGTCGACGGTCCGCGGGTACGGTCGGCGCTGTTCGACGCGTTGTCGTCCCTCGACGACTCCGCCGACCTCGGGGATGACGAGCTGCGGCTGCGGATCGAGGAAATCCTGCGGCGCGACGTCGCGCCCGTCGCGGACTCACACGGTGGCGCCGTCGCCGTGCACTCGGTGCACGACGGGGTGCTCACGGTGACGCTGGCCGGGGCGTGCCACGGATGTTCGGCGGGCGAGCGGACCATGAGCGATCTGGTGGCCCGCGCCGTGCAGGCGCGCTACCCGCAGATCCGCGAGGTTCGGGCGGCCAAACCGCGCCGGACGTGGCTGACGCTGTCACGCCGACGCGACTGGCACCCGCGGCAACCGGGGAGTGGTTGA
- the feoB gene encoding ferrous iron transporter B — MTASCHHEQQATAPAGRSRVALVGSPNAGKTSVFNHLTGLRARTGNYPGVTVARFVGTGQYRCAHGTTKFTVEDLPGCYSLHPVSPDEKVVADLVHGKLPGISAPDAYAVVVDVTVLERSLSLVAQVLALGKPTMVVLTMIDELAARGGRLDIDRFAAALGVPVVGVIGSRGKGFEPLRALLAAPQQWARVPIAPPDDDAEFLSWVRSTLEAGRYRLPEPDARSARIDRVLLHPLWGTLSFLAVMFLFFQAIFTVATPLQDGIRDFFDWIGTLAADIIPNQAVAGLINGGIIGGVGAVLVFLPQIVLMFLLIALLENVGYMARAAFMVDRVMASTGLDGRAFVSMLSSLACAVPGIMATRTLPSSRDRIATAMAAPLMTCSARLPVYVLLIGVLVDPKARWGPLSLQGLTMFGLYFLGGVSAMFTAWLFKSVVLGGDLLPFYMEMPPYRFPSLKSVLLTMWDSAKSFLRKAGTIILAASVVLWLLLNLPPRTAQVAGADQATAAAYVINNSYGADLGKFVEPLFAPLGFDWRICVGLIGALAAREVFVATMGQVFAADGPEHLGPAVQSATFTSGPHHGELVFTAPTVVALMVFFVYALLCMATVATIRRETNSWKWPLVAWGYLFTLAWVAAFAARNITAWATG, encoded by the coding sequence GTGACCGCGTCCTGCCACCACGAGCAGCAGGCCACAGCGCCGGCCGGCCGGTCCCGCGTGGCGCTGGTCGGTAGCCCCAACGCGGGCAAGACCAGCGTGTTCAATCACCTGACCGGACTGCGGGCGCGCACCGGCAACTACCCGGGCGTGACCGTTGCGCGGTTCGTCGGCACCGGCCAGTACCGCTGCGCCCACGGCACGACCAAGTTCACCGTCGAGGACCTGCCCGGCTGCTACAGCCTTCACCCCGTGAGCCCCGACGAGAAGGTGGTCGCGGACCTCGTCCACGGGAAGCTTCCGGGCATCTCGGCGCCGGACGCGTACGCGGTGGTGGTCGACGTCACCGTGCTGGAGCGGTCGTTGTCCCTGGTCGCGCAGGTGCTGGCGCTGGGAAAGCCGACGATGGTGGTGCTGACCATGATCGACGAATTGGCGGCGCGCGGCGGACGGCTCGACATCGATCGTTTCGCCGCGGCGCTCGGTGTGCCGGTCGTCGGCGTCATCGGGAGCCGCGGCAAGGGCTTCGAACCCCTGCGCGCGCTTCTCGCCGCCCCGCAGCAATGGGCGCGAGTGCCCATCGCGCCGCCCGATGACGACGCCGAGTTCCTCAGTTGGGTCCGCTCGACCCTCGAGGCCGGCCGCTACCGTCTCCCCGAACCGGACGCGCGCAGCGCCAGGATCGATCGCGTGCTCCTGCACCCGCTATGGGGAACGCTCAGCTTCCTCGCGGTGATGTTCCTGTTCTTCCAGGCGATATTCACGGTCGCGACGCCGCTGCAGGACGGCATCAGGGATTTCTTCGACTGGATCGGGACGCTGGCCGCCGACATCATCCCGAACCAGGCGGTGGCCGGACTGATCAACGGTGGCATCATCGGTGGCGTCGGGGCGGTCCTGGTGTTCCTCCCGCAGATCGTGTTGATGTTCTTGCTGATCGCCCTGCTGGAGAACGTCGGCTACATGGCGCGGGCCGCCTTCATGGTCGACCGCGTGATGGCCTCCACCGGGCTCGACGGCCGGGCGTTCGTTTCGATGCTGTCGTCGCTGGCCTGCGCGGTGCCCGGGATCATGGCCACCCGCACGCTGCCGTCGTCCCGCGACCGCATCGCGACGGCCATGGCCGCGCCGCTGATGACCTGCTCGGCGCGCCTGCCGGTCTACGTCCTGCTGATCGGGGTGCTGGTGGACCCGAAGGCCCGGTGGGGCCCACTGTCGCTGCAGGGTCTGACCATGTTCGGCCTGTATTTTCTCGGTGGGGTGTCTGCCATGTTCACGGCGTGGCTGTTCAAGTCGGTGGTGCTCGGCGGTGACCTGTTGCCGTTCTACATGGAGATGCCGCCGTATCGCTTCCCGTCGCTCAAGTCCGTGCTGCTGACCATGTGGGATTCGGCAAAGTCGTTCCTGCGCAAGGCCGGAACCATCATCCTCGCGGCCTCGGTGGTGCTGTGGCTGCTGCTGAACCTGCCGCCCCGCACCGCTCAGGTCGCCGGCGCCGACCAGGCCACCGCAGCGGCGTACGTGATCAACAACTCCTACGGCGCGGACCTGGGCAAGTTCGTCGAACCGCTGTTTGCGCCGCTCGGGTTCGACTGGCGTATCTGTGTCGGACTGATCGGCGCGCTGGCGGCCCGCGAGGTCTTCGTCGCCACCATGGGGCAGGTCTTTGCCGCCGACGGTCCCGAACACCTCGGCCCCGCGGTGCAGTCGGCCACGTTCACATCGGGCCCGCACCACGGGGAGCTGGTGTTCACCGCCCCGACCGTTGTCGCGCTGATGGTGTTCTTCGTCTACGCGCTCCTGTGCATGGCCACCGTCGCCACCATCCGCCGCGAGACCAACTCGTGGAAGTGGCCGTTGGTGGCTTGGGGATACCTGTTCACGCTGGCGTGGGTGGCCGCGTTCGCCGCTCGCAACATCACCGCCTGGGCGACGGGCTGA
- a CDS encoding FeoA family protein encodes MARSGDKQVVRRPRTLADLPEGAPGEIVALDSAAPADVLMRLRHLGFRTGCRVAKVRTAPLGDPSVYRLLGYDTCLRRHEAAYIQIAEDS; translated from the coding sequence GTGGCACGGTCAGGCGATAAGCAGGTCGTCAGGCGCCCGCGCACGCTCGCCGACCTGCCCGAGGGGGCCCCGGGCGAAATCGTCGCGTTGGATTCCGCTGCGCCCGCGGACGTGCTGATGCGGTTGCGCCACCTTGGGTTTCGGACCGGTTGCCGGGTCGCCAAGGTTCGCACCGCCCCGCTGGGCGACCCTTCCGTGTACCGGCTGCTCGGATACGACACCTGCCTGCGCCGCCACGAAGCCGCGTACATCCAGATAGCCGAAGATTCGTGA
- a CDS encoding cytochrome P450, protein MKERLHWLAMHGFMRGVAAIGVRRGDLQARLIADPTVAADPVPFYEQLRALGPLVRGHVNYLTTDHALAHDLLRSDDFRVVNMGSNLPAPLRWLEGRTRDDLLHPLRAPALLAVEPPDHTRYRKTVSAVFTPRAVAALRDGVEQTAGKLLDGLADQSGVVDIVGRYCSQLPVAIISDILGVPEQDRRRVLEFGELAAPSLDVGLPWRQYRSVQRGIAGFNLWLAEHLGRLRRNPSDNLMSQLIQMAESGSAETRLDEAELQAIAGLVLAAGFETTVNLLGNGIRMLLDEPQHLDTLRRRPELWPNAVEEILRLDSPVQLTARVALRDVVVAGMRIGGGDLVVIYLAAANRDPSVFDDPHRFDIERTNAGRHLAFSGGRHFCLGAALARAEGEVGLRTFFDRFPEVRSAGNGSRRDTRVLRGWSTLPVTLGPARSLASVDSSR, encoded by the coding sequence GTGAAGGAAAGACTGCACTGGCTGGCCATGCACGGGTTCATGCGGGGCGTCGCCGCGATCGGGGTCCGGCGGGGCGACCTGCAGGCCCGGCTGATCGCCGATCCCACGGTGGCCGCCGACCCCGTGCCGTTCTACGAACAACTTCGCGCCCTGGGGCCGCTGGTCAGGGGCCACGTCAACTACCTGACCACCGACCACGCGCTCGCCCACGACTTGTTGCGCTCGGACGACTTTCGCGTGGTGAACATGGGCTCCAACCTGCCGGCGCCGCTGCGCTGGCTCGAGGGGCGGACCCGCGACGATCTGCTGCATCCGCTGCGCGCGCCGGCGCTCCTGGCCGTGGAGCCGCCCGACCACACCCGCTACCGGAAGACCGTGTCGGCGGTGTTCACCCCGAGGGCGGTCGCCGCCCTGCGCGACGGTGTCGAGCAGACCGCGGGCAAGCTCCTGGACGGGTTGGCCGACCAGTCCGGCGTGGTCGACATCGTGGGCAGGTACTGCTCGCAACTCCCGGTCGCCATCATCAGCGACATCCTCGGGGTGCCCGAGCAGGATCGGCGGCGCGTCCTCGAGTTCGGCGAGCTGGCCGCCCCGAGCCTGGACGTCGGGCTGCCCTGGCGGCAGTACCGAAGCGTCCAACGGGGTATCGCCGGCTTCAACTTGTGGCTGGCCGAGCACCTGGGCCGGTTGCGGCGCAACCCCAGCGACAACCTGATGAGCCAGCTCATCCAGATGGCCGAAAGCGGTTCGGCGGAAACACGTCTGGACGAGGCCGAACTGCAGGCGATCGCCGGGTTGGTCCTGGCGGCGGGGTTCGAAACCACGGTGAACCTGTTGGGCAACGGTATTCGCATGCTGCTGGACGAGCCCCAGCATCTGGACACCTTGCGCCGTCGTCCCGAGTTGTGGCCCAACGCCGTCGAGGAGATCCTGCGGCTGGATTCGCCGGTGCAGCTGACGGCGCGGGTAGCGCTGCGCGATGTCGTGGTGGCGGGCATGCGGATTGGGGGTGGCGACCTGGTGGTGATCTACCTGGCGGCCGCCAACCGGGACCCGTCGGTGTTCGACGACCCGCACCGCTTCGACATCGAAAGGACCAACGCGGGAAGGCATCTCGCGTTCTCCGGAGGTCGCCACTTCTGCCTGGGCGCCGCCCTCGCGCGCGCCGAGGGGGAAGTCGGGTTGCGGACGTTCTTCGACCGGTTCCCCGAGGTGCGTTCGGCCGGTAACGGCAGCAGGCGGGACACCCGGGTGCTGCGGGGCTGGTCGACGCTCCCGGTGACCCTGGGACCGGCGCGGTCGCTGGCGTCGGTCGATAGCTCACGCTAG
- a CDS encoding lipoprotein LpqH: MRNRLPAIAFVLTAGAACVVACGQPETMPRKAAHLTLDGATHTTRPPACSQDQSYRTIDLRDRDGQVEAVVLLSGYRAIPQWVKIRNIDGFTGSFWEGGVGSARADVTNSVYTISGSAYGINSNNPDKVVTTDFKLTAEC, encoded by the coding sequence GTGCGAAACCGCTTGCCCGCAATTGCTTTCGTCCTGACGGCCGGGGCCGCGTGCGTCGTGGCGTGCGGTCAGCCGGAGACGATGCCCCGCAAGGCCGCCCACCTCACCCTCGACGGCGCGACGCACACCACCCGTCCCCCCGCCTGTAGCCAGGACCAGTCGTACCGGACCATCGACCTGCGCGACCGCGACGGGCAGGTGGAAGCGGTCGTTCTGTTGTCCGGTTACCGGGCCATCCCGCAATGGGTCAAGATCCGCAACATCGACGGGTTCACCGGGAGCTTCTGGGAAGGCGGGGTGGGCAGCGCCCGCGCGGACGTCACCAACAGCGTCTACACGATCAGCGGCAGCGCCTACGGCATCAACAGCAACAATCCCGACAAGGTTGTGACGACCGACTTCAAGCTCACCGCCGAGTGCTGA
- a CDS encoding SDR family oxidoreductase produces the protein MKSVFITGAGSGMGREGAKLFHGRGWRVGAVDRSEDGLAALRRELGDDRLWTRTVDVTDKAALDGALADFCGGNPGGGLDMMWNNAGVGESGWFEDVPYDAAMRLVDVNYKAVLTGAYGALPYLGKAPGSLMFSTSSSSGTYGMPRLAVYSSTKHAVKGLTEALSVEWQRHGVRVADVLPGLIDTAILTSTTNHSRDGAAPASAEELRARAPRRGMFRLMPATAVAEVAWRAYHHPTRLHWYVPRSIRVIDVLKGLSPEFVRGRIVKTLPALTSKRQ, from the coding sequence GTGAAGTCGGTCTTCATCACGGGCGCGGGCAGCGGCATGGGCCGCGAGGGGGCGAAGCTCTTCCATGGCAGGGGCTGGCGGGTCGGCGCGGTGGACCGCAGCGAGGACGGCCTGGCGGCGTTGCGGCGCGAGTTGGGTGACGATCGGCTGTGGACCCGCACCGTGGACGTGACGGACAAGGCGGCGCTGGACGGTGCCCTGGCCGACTTCTGTGGCGGCAACCCCGGCGGCGGCCTGGACATGATGTGGAACAACGCCGGCGTCGGCGAGTCCGGCTGGTTCGAGGACGTGCCCTACGACGCCGCGATGCGGTTGGTCGACGTGAACTACAAGGCGGTCCTCACCGGCGCCTACGGTGCCCTCCCCTACCTCGGGAAGGCGCCCGGCAGCCTGATGTTCTCGACGTCGTCGTCGTCGGGAACGTATGGGATGCCGCGCCTCGCGGTGTACTCGTCGACCAAGCACGCGGTCAAAGGGTTGACCGAGGCGCTGAGCGTGGAGTGGCAGCGCCACGGGGTGCGCGTCGCCGACGTACTGCCCGGGCTGATCGACACCGCCATCCTGACCAGCACCACGAACCACTCCCGCGACGGCGCGGCACCGGCCTCCGCCGAGGAACTGCGCGCCCGCGCCCCCCGCAGGGGCATGTTCCGGCTGATGCCCGCGACGGCCGTCGCCGAGGTGGCGTGGCGGGCCTACCACCACCCGACACGCTTGCATTGGTACGTGCCCAGGAGCATCCGCGTGATCGACGTACTCAAGGGCCTGAGCCCGGAATTCGTGCGGGGCCGCATCGTCAAGACCCTGCCCGCCCTGACGTCGAAGCGGCAGTGA
- a CDS encoding SRPBCC family protein — translation MCLDQAMEGSATVHMVAPADKIWNLIADVRNTGKFSPEVFEAEWLGDATGPELGAKFRGHVRRNEIGPVYWTTCQVTACEPGREFGFAVLLGDRVVNNWHYRLAPMGGGTDVTESFRLNPAPWLGVYWLFGGFLRKRRNVRDMTKTLNRIKDVVEAG, via the coding sequence ATGTGCTTGGATCAGGCCATGGAAGGTTCGGCCACGGTCCACATGGTGGCGCCCGCGGACAAGATCTGGAACCTGATCGCGGATGTCCGTAACACCGGCAAGTTTTCTCCCGAAGTATTCGAGGCGGAGTGGCTTGGTGATGCGACCGGGCCGGAGCTCGGCGCCAAGTTCCGTGGGCACGTTCGGCGTAATGAAATCGGCCCGGTGTATTGGACGACGTGCCAGGTGACCGCATGTGAGCCGGGACGCGAGTTCGGATTTGCCGTGCTGCTCGGCGACCGGGTGGTGAACAACTGGCACTACCGGCTGGCACCCATGGGCGGCGGCACGGACGTCACGGAATCGTTCCGCCTCAACCCGGCGCCGTGGCTCGGGGTGTACTGGTTGTTCGGCGGCTTCCTGCGCAAACGCCGCAACGTCCGGGACATGACCAAGACGCTCAACCGCATCAAAGATGTCGTCGAGGCGGGCTGA
- the rpfC gene encoding resuscitation-promoting factor RpfC, which produces MNTVAEIPGMRKLCKSFVKSAVIGGFVAASLTSSAIEATAAPTPNWDAIAQCESGGNWHANTGNGEYGGLQFKPGTWSQYGGVGNPATASREQQIAVANRVFADQGIEAWPKCGANSGLPIAWYSHPAQGIKQIINGLIQAAVPH; this is translated from the coding sequence TTGAACACGGTCGCCGAAATCCCTGGCATGAGAAAGCTCTGCAAGTCCTTCGTCAAGTCAGCGGTGATCGGCGGGTTCGTTGCAGCGTCGCTGACGTCATCCGCCATCGAGGCCACCGCCGCGCCCACTCCCAACTGGGACGCGATCGCGCAGTGTGAGTCGGGTGGCAACTGGCACGCGAACACCGGCAACGGCGAGTACGGCGGCCTGCAGTTCAAGCCGGGCACCTGGTCCCAGTACGGCGGCGTCGGCAACCCGGCGACCGCGTCGCGCGAGCAGCAGATCGCCGTCGCCAACCGGGTTTTCGCCGATCAGGGCATCGAGGCCTGGCCGAAGTGTGGTGCCAACTCGGGCCTGCCGATCGCCTGGTATTCGCACCCCGCCCAGGGCATCAAGCAGATCATCAACGGCCTCATCCAGGCGGCGGTCCCGCACTGA
- a CDS encoding chorismate mutase has product MSRARRRYLGGAAAALAAAMLTTAPAPHARADISPLTPLVDAAAQRLQTADPVAAVKWHTHGAVEDPGRVRDELSELSAAAAAQHLDPGYVTRLFGDQIDATEAIEYGLFAEWKLNPAAVPAAPPDLSTSRSAIDRLNRTMLAQIAADRDALHAPACAAQLDAARGEVVAERGLDGLHERALQAATRSYCEG; this is encoded by the coding sequence ATGAGCCGTGCCCGCAGGCGATACCTCGGCGGGGCCGCGGCCGCGCTCGCGGCGGCGATGCTCACCACCGCGCCCGCACCGCACGCGCGAGCCGACATCAGCCCGCTGACCCCGCTGGTCGACGCCGCCGCGCAACGATTGCAGACCGCCGACCCGGTGGCGGCCGTCAAGTGGCACACGCACGGCGCCGTCGAAGACCCCGGCCGCGTCCGGGACGAGTTGAGCGAGCTGAGCGCGGCCGCCGCCGCGCAGCACCTCGACCCCGGCTACGTCACCCGCCTCTTCGGCGATCAGATCGACGCCACGGAAGCGATCGAATACGGCCTCTTCGCGGAGTGGAAGCTGAACCCCGCCGCGGTGCCCGCCGCGCCGCCGGACCTGTCGACGTCGAGGTCGGCGATCGACCGCCTCAACCGGACGATGCTCGCGCAGATCGCGGCCGACCGGGACGCGTTGCATGCGCCGGCCTGCGCCGCGCAACTCGACGCGGCCCGCGGGGAGGTCGTTGCGGAGCGCGGGCTCGACGGGCTTCATGAGCGGGCGTTGCAGGCGGCGACCCGGTCGTATTGTGAGGGTTGA
- the ag85B gene encoding diacylglycerol acyltransferase/mycolyltransferase Ag85B, translated as MTDVSSRVRAWGRRLLVGAAAAVTLPGLIGLAGGAATAGAFSRPGLPVEYLQVPSGAMGRNIKVQFQSGGNGSPAVYLLDGLRAQDDYNGWDINTPAFEWYYKSGLSIIMPVGGQSSFYADWYQPACGKAGCSTYKWETFLTSELPEWLNANRSVKPTGSAAIGISMSGSSAMILSVYHPGQFIYAGSLSALMDPSSGMGPSLINLAMGDAGGYKADAMWGPSSDPAWQRNDPMIQIPQLVAHNTRLWVYCGNGTPSELGGANMPAEFLENFVRSSNLKFQDAYNAAGGHNAVFNFNANGTHSWEYWGAQLNAMKADLQGALGATPGGGG; from the coding sequence ATGACAGATGTGAGCTCGAGGGTCCGGGCCTGGGGGCGCCGGCTTTTGGTCGGCGCGGCAGCGGCTGTCACCCTGCCCGGCCTGATCGGTCTTGCGGGCGGCGCGGCGACCGCAGGGGCGTTCTCCCGCCCCGGTCTGCCCGTCGAATACCTCCAGGTCCCGTCGGGTGCGATGGGTCGCAACATCAAGGTGCAATTCCAAAGCGGCGGCAACGGTTCGCCCGCCGTCTACCTGCTCGACGGGTTGCGGGCCCAGGACGACTACAACGGCTGGGACATCAACACCCCGGCGTTCGAGTGGTACTACAAGTCGGGCCTGTCGATCATCATGCCGGTCGGTGGCCAGTCCAGCTTCTACGCCGACTGGTACCAGCCCGCGTGCGGCAAGGCCGGCTGCTCGACGTACAAGTGGGAGACCTTCCTGACCAGCGAGCTGCCGGAGTGGCTGAACGCCAACCGGAGCGTCAAGCCCACCGGCAGCGCGGCGATCGGCATCTCGATGTCCGGTTCGTCGGCGATGATCCTGTCCGTCTACCACCCGGGGCAGTTCATCTACGCCGGCTCGCTGTCCGCCCTGATGGACCCGTCGTCGGGCATGGGGCCGTCGCTGATCAACCTCGCCATGGGTGACGCCGGCGGCTACAAGGCCGACGCCATGTGGGGCCCGTCGAGCGACCCGGCCTGGCAGCGCAACGACCCGATGATCCAGATCCCGCAACTGGTCGCCCACAACACCCGACTCTGGGTCTACTGCGGCAACGGCACGCCGTCCGAGCTGGGCGGTGCCAACATGCCGGCCGAATTCCTCGAGAACTTCGTCCGCAGCAGCAACCTGAAGTTCCAGGACGCCTACAACGCGGCCGGCGGCCACAACGCGGTGTTCAATTTCAACGCCAACGGAACGCACAGCTGGGAGTACTGGGGAGCCCAGCTCAACGCCATGAAGGCTGACCTGCAGGGCGCTTTGGGCGCGACCCCCGGTGGCGGCGGATAA
- a CDS encoding DUF7159 family protein has translation MDTVLGLSVTPTAVGWVLAEGHGADGTILDHRQMPLHAGRGVQAVNTAEQVADEVLRVDAQAAETDHHVRVVGVTWNDDATAQAALVLETLTDAGFDNVVPVRLLEAVDTLARAIAPVIGYEQTAVCILEHEWSTVVMVDTRDGETQTATKQVPGGFDGLTAWLTGMFDRDGWRPGGVVVVGADSEINGLSWQLEKALPVPVFAQTMAQVTVARGAALAAARSTEFTDERLVTPGSAPASAPARSRRWSYTGAVTALAAGAITFVTSLSVAVGIELAPTGAPATPKHPAHAPTPQVAAAVAPAAAPPPQPARPTAQAPDGAPAGQPVEQEAAPAEQQPDASGRQPYLTRVLEHIPGDAGDAAANPEPQAPAQP, from the coding sequence TTGGATACGGTACTAGGGCTATCAGTCACGCCAACCGCCGTCGGTTGGGTCCTCGCAGAGGGGCACGGCGCCGACGGCACGATCCTGGACCACCGGCAGATGCCGTTGCACGCCGGACGCGGCGTCCAGGCGGTGAACACCGCGGAACAGGTGGCGGACGAGGTCCTGCGGGTCGACGCGCAGGCGGCCGAGACCGATCACCATGTCCGTGTCGTCGGCGTCACCTGGAACGACGACGCGACCGCGCAGGCGGCGCTGGTGCTGGAGACCCTGACGGACGCGGGTTTCGACAACGTCGTGCCCGTCCGGTTGCTCGAGGCGGTGGACACGCTGGCGCGCGCCATCGCGCCGGTGATCGGCTACGAACAGACCGCGGTCTGCATCCTCGAACACGAGTGGTCGACCGTCGTCATGGTCGACACCCGGGACGGCGAGACGCAGACGGCGACGAAGCAGGTGCCCGGCGGCTTCGACGGGCTGACCGCCTGGCTGACCGGGATGTTCGACCGCGACGGCTGGCGACCGGGCGGCGTGGTGGTCGTCGGCGCTGATAGCGAGATCAACGGCCTGTCGTGGCAACTCGAGAAGGCTTTGCCGGTACCGGTTTTCGCGCAGACGATGGCGCAGGTGACCGTGGCCCGGGGCGCGGCGCTCGCCGCGGCCCGCAGCACCGAGTTCACCGATGAGCGACTCGTGACCCCCGGGAGCGCACCCGCGTCCGCCCCCGCGCGATCCCGCCGGTGGTCGTACACCGGGGCGGTCACCGCGTTGGCCGCCGGGGCCATCACGTTCGTCACCTCACTGTCGGTCGCGGTGGGCATCGAGCTCGCTCCCACCGGTGCGCCCGCCACACCGAAGCACCCCGCGCACGCGCCGACGCCCCAGGTGGCCGCGGCCGTCGCTCCCGCCGCCGCGCCGCCGCCCCAGCCCGCCCGGCCCACCGCGCAGGCGCCCGACGGCGCACCGGCCGGGCAGCCGGTGGAGCAGGAGGCCGCTCCGGCGGAGCAGCAGCCGGACGCCAGCGGCCGGCAGCCTTACCTGACGCGGGTGCTCGAGCACATCCCCGGCGACGCCGGCGATGCGGCGGCCAACCCGGAGCCGCAGGCACCGGCGCAGCCGTGA